In a genomic window of Strix aluco isolate bStrAlu1 chromosome 3, bStrAlu1.hap1, whole genome shotgun sequence:
- the SF3B5 gene encoding splicing factor 3B subunit 5 translates to MTDRYTIHSQLEHLQSKYIGTGHADTTKWEWLVNQHRDSYCSYMGHFDLLNYFAIAENESKARVRFNLMEKMLQPCGPPADKPDES, encoded by the coding sequence atgacGGACCGCTACACCATCCACAGCCAGCTGGAGCACCTGCAGTCCAAGTACATCGGGACGGGCCACGCCGACACCACCAAGTGGGAGTGGCTGGTCAACCAGCACCGGGACTCGTACTGCTCCTACATGGGCCACTTCGACTTGCTCAACTACTTCGCCATCGCCGAGAACGAGAGCAAGGCGCGCGTCCGCTTCAACCTCATGGAGAAGATGCTGCAGCCCTGCGGGCCGCCCGCCGACAAGCCCGACGAGTCCTAG